The following are encoded together in the Marinitoga sp. 38H-ov genome:
- a CDS encoding Hsp20/alpha crystallin family protein, which translates to MSEIRKYERGTNFFEPFETLKREIERLFDDFGSLDIFETSKIAMPSIDIYETEKDIVIEADVPGYDKKDINLRLDDDILTISAEKRDDKEEKGRNYIKRERYFGKFERSIKLPDYIDFDKIKAKFNAGVLKIEIPKLPEKAKKFKQINID; encoded by the coding sequence ATGAGTGAAATCAGAAAATACGAAAGAGGAACAAACTTTTTTGAACCATTTGAAACTTTGAAAAGAGAAATAGAAAGATTATTTGATGATTTCGGCTCTCTTGATATCTTCGAAACTTCTAAAATAGCTATGCCAAGTATAGATATTTACGAAACCGAAAAAGATATAGTCATAGAAGCAGATGTGCCAGGTTATGATAAAAAAGATATTAACTTAAGATTAGATGATGATATTTTAACTATATCAGCAGAAAAGAGAGATGACAAAGAGGAAAAGGGTAGAAATTATATCAAAAGAGAAAGATATTTTGGAAAATTTGAAAGATCCATTAAATTACCAGATTACATAGATTTTGATAAAATCAAAGCAAAATTCAACGCTGGAGTTTTAAAAATAGAAATACCTAAATTACCAGAAAAAGCTAAAAAATTTAAACAAATAAATATTGATTAA
- a CDS encoding flavin reductase family protein — MDALGKIYNVASIITMNSHGLLNGITVAWITRVSITPPMIAISIGKQRYSYKLLEETDKFGVCILSKEQKDIARLFGSKSGRNTNKFENINYELTENGIPKILDSIAFFECNIVNKTEAGDHIIYIGKIINQELLKNEQPLLYGDHQLF; from the coding sequence ATGGATGCTTTAGGAAAAATATATAATGTAGCTTCTATTATTACAATGAATTCTCATGGATTATTAAACGGAATTACAGTTGCATGGATAACTAGAGTATCCATAACACCTCCTATGATTGCTATTTCAATAGGAAAACAACGTTATTCATATAAATTATTAGAAGAAACAGATAAATTTGGTGTTTGTATATTATCAAAAGAACAAAAGGATATTGCTAGACTTTTCGGAAGCAAAAGCGGGAGAAATACAAATAAATTTGAAAATATTAATTATGAGTTAACTGAAAATGGTATTCCTAAAATACTAGATTCAATAGCTTTTTTCGAATGCAATATTGTTAATAAAACTGAAGCGGGTGATCATATAATATATATTGGAAAAATTATTAATCAAGAGCTATTAAAAAATGAACAGCCTTTATTATATGGAGATCATCAACTATTTTGA
- a CDS encoding peptidylprolyl isomerase — protein MKKFILVLLLVVFSIFAFSDVIGYLTKNGKVLEDYSLNDKTFEIEYLNRMNSLQQNGQQYDKFQEPYYMLSTIKDLINYMILEYYAKENGYVANMEKVNQQIDNLISQYFSNEQTKEQVINYFGSEESFKDYLKNNILMNEYYNYIDSTIGNVSSNEIDEYVENNFEALKLENEKVLTKHILVTDEATANNILNEIKNGLITFEDAAKKYSIDSQSSKNGGSIDWVSKNQVVPEYFNAAFNANVGEIVGPIKSDYGYHIIKLEDKKVYNSIEKMKSDNALMEDIKNKIKNEKLYNWYNEYSKNFSYALKYEPLIYEEKIEKAETLEEKMEIEKKLYDSIRTNENAPELWKMSYLNLLKELNQTIPEVIELENIILKYKNSEYSKMNEDEIGQKIDYLENKLNNINEEDEKNKINALKKDLEGLYYAKIMYPELFENTINIENNYLDELKNREFNILKEFYLKEKDMETLIRLYELNPKDPEISFEYNYTYYQYIKQYITSQPKDVIQPELEKILKSFEDIVSNTNNEEIKSESQKIIEEIKTTLKNMME, from the coding sequence ATGAAAAAATTTATCTTAGTTTTACTATTAGTTGTATTTAGTATTTTTGCATTTTCTGATGTAATTGGTTATTTAACAAAAAATGGTAAGGTTTTGGAGGATTATTCTTTAAATGATAAAACCTTCGAAATTGAATATCTAAATAGAATGAATTCGTTACAACAAAATGGACAACAATATGACAAATTCCAAGAACCATATTATATGTTATCAACAATAAAAGATTTAATAAACTATATGATTCTTGAATATTATGCAAAGGAAAATGGTTATGTTGCTAATATGGAAAAAGTTAATCAACAAATTGATAATTTAATTTCACAATATTTTAGCAATGAACAAACCAAAGAACAAGTTATTAATTACTTTGGTTCTGAAGAGAGTTTTAAAGATTATTTAAAAAATAATATTCTAATGAATGAATATTATAATTATATAGATAGTACTATTGGAAATGTTTCATCAAATGAAATTGACGAATATGTGGAAAATAATTTCGAAGCTCTAAAATTAGAAAACGAAAAAGTACTAACAAAACATATTTTAGTTACAGATGAGGCTACTGCTAATAATATCTTAAATGAAATAAAAAACGGATTAATAACATTTGAGGATGCTGCAAAAAAATACTCAATTGATTCTCAATCAAGTAAAAATGGCGGAAGTATTGATTGGGTTTCTAAAAATCAAGTTGTTCCTGAATACTTTAATGCAGCTTTTAACGCCAATGTAGGCGAAATTGTTGGTCCAATAAAATCTGATTATGGATATCATATTATCAAATTGGAAGATAAAAAAGTTTACAATTCAATTGAAAAAATGAAATCAGATAACGCATTAATGGAAGATATAAAAAATAAAATAAAAAATGAAAAATTGTATAATTGGTACAATGAATATTCTAAAAACTTTAGTTATGCTTTAAAATATGAGCCTTTAATATATGAGGAAAAAATAGAAAAAGCTGAAACTTTAGAAGAAAAAATGGAAATTGAAAAAAAATTGTATGACTCAATTAGAACAAATGAAAATGCTCCTGAATTATGGAAAATGAGTTATTTAAATTTATTAAAAGAATTAAATCAAACTATACCTGAAGTAATTGAGCTAGAAAATATTATTTTAAAGTATAAAAATTCCGAATATTCAAAAATGAACGAAGATGAAATTGGACAAAAAATTGACTATTTAGAAAATAAATTGAATAATATTAATGAAGAAGATGAAAAAAATAAAATAAACGCGTTAAAAAAAGATTTGGAAGGTTTATATTACGCAAAAATTATGTATCCTGAATTATTTGAAAATACAATTAATATAGAAAACAACTATTTAGATGAATTAAAAAACAGAGAATTCAATATTCTTAAAGAATTTTATTTAAAAGAAAAAGATATGGAAACATTAATAAGATTATATGAATTAAATCCAAAAGATCCCGAAATCTCTTTTGAATATAACTATACATATTATCAATACATTAAACAATACATTACTTCTCAACCAAAAGATGTTATTCAACCTGAATTAGAAAAAATATTAAAATCTTTTGAAGATATAGTATCTAATACAAATAATGAAGAAATTAAATCAGAATCACAAAAAATAATTGAAGAAATTAAAACAACATTAAAAAATATGATGGAATAG